AATTTTCGCGAGAAGCACCAGAACCGCATCAAGCGGATGGAGCTGATCTACAATGGGTTTGATCAGGCTGATTTTCAAGGGTTGGCTCCCAGCCATGCTGCTCCGGACAAGTTTCATGCGGTGTACGCAGGTATTTTGTATCAAAAGCGCAACCCACGCCTTCTCCTGCAAGCCATCCGGGAACTCATCGATGAAAAAGCAGTAGACCGAAATGATCTCTTGCTCAGCTTTGCCGGAGTGTTCGATTACCCGGGGTATTCCGAAAATCGCGACTGTGTAGAAGCATTGGGGCTGAGTGACATCGTTCGCGTGTTAGGGAACCTGCCGCATAAAGAAGCGCTCGGATTGATGAAAGGCGCGAATGCTCTCTTGCTGATCGGGGATGTGTCCGCTGACGCCGGAGCGTATATTCCGGGCAAGCTCTACGAATACATGGGGATTGGCAACCCGATCCTTGCTCTGAACAAAAGAGGCGAAGCGACAGAGATTATTGAAGATTTCCGTCTTGGGCAAGTAGCCGATCCTGAGCAAAAAGACGAGATCAAGCAAGCATACCTGAAGCTGTATCAGGAGTGGAAAACGCAAGAACAAACGGGTAGCGAGGAACGCGGAGCGGATTTTGCAGAGCGTGTGAAACCGTATGAGCGCCGTGAACAGGCGAAGCAATTGGCGCAATTGATGGATGAACTGGTGAAAAAATAGTACAGCATCGCCCCGGAGCCAATGAAGGCTACGGGGTTTTCTTCGTGTGGCAGGCATACTTCTTCTGCTTCAAAATAAAAGGACCTGACGATGTTCGCCAGGTCCTGATTCGTACTGATTTGTCTGCTGCCAAGCTAAGGTAGCAGGCTTTTTTTAGTACAGCAAATATTTCTCTACTTCTTCCGGTTCCTTGATGTGAATGCCACCAGTATCGCCGTATTTTAACAGGTTGAACATCACTTGCTGGTCCATCGTTCCGGCTTCAGGGAGTGGGAGAATGATCCAAGTCTCGTATTGGTGGATCAGACGGTCTTCCTTACCGAACCAAAACGTTGTCTTGATCGTGGATTCCTTCAAGATATAGTCCAGATCAGGGCGTTCTCCCAATTGCTTTTTCAATGGTTCAAACAGTGGGCTTTGGCTATTTTTCAGCCATTCTGCTCCTGTCATTTTCAATTGGAACGGAACGCTGACTACACCGATAACTTTTTCCTCAGGCAATTGGACGGCCTTGTCCATGAGAGGCAGCCAGTCCTCGAAGCCTTTCAATACATCAAATGCTAGCGGCTCATCCGGAGCGGTTACAAACTGCTCATTTGCCTTGATGTAGCGTTTGTCGTTAATTCGATAGTACGAATAAGGCTGGGCCGCGATGCGTGCATCCACATTGTAGCCTTTCCCGTTGATGACGGCTCCATTGAACATACTCGTCGTGGTACGAGACAGGATTGTGTTTTTTACATACCCCTTATACCAGTAAGTCTGTGCATCTTTATCCGTTTTTCCCTTTTCTAGGGCTGTTTTCAACCACTCTGCCCCTGACTCGGTTTGGACCGTTGTCGTTTGATCCGGCTTTTGGTCAAAATTGGTAGTGGCAAAAGCCTTCGTCCCTGATTCATACGTGCAGCCACCGAGCAGGGAGGCTGTGCAGATGGCAGCGAGCAATGCCCATGCTTTCGTCGCTTTACGCATGGCGAAACCTCCTTACGACTCCGTATCCCAAGAGTCCCACGAATAGCCCGATTGTGAGTCCGAGTACCGGAATGTTGTGCTGCTTAAACACGAGAATACGATGCGTATTGTACATATTAGCCACGATTTCGTTTTCTTTGTCTCCATCGATGTCGCCGATTTGAACATTGATCAGCGGCATGTAGATGCGCCAGGTTTGTTTCAAGCCCTCTGGCGTGTAGTCATAGCCAGCCAAATAGCGAGTATCTGTGGTACTTACCCAGCTTTTCGCTTTGGCTACGATCTCAGGCTTGGCGTTGTTACCAATCGTAGCAAAGTTGGAGAAGCGGAAGCTCTTATCGTAGTCACCGCTTGCCCACAAAATTTCCCACGTACCGTCTGCTTTTGGTTTCAAGATGTACGAAGGTTTGCCAGCCACGAGTAGCTCATCGACCTTGTCGTTGTCGATATCGGCAGGAATGAACTCGCCAGTTGCCAATTCAGCCTGTTTGCGTGTCAGTGTGTACGATTCTGTCAGTGTGCCATCTGCCTCTACAGACAGTACACTCAGGTGCTCGCCCATGACAACGATTCCCTCGCGGCCATCTGGCAGCATCATGGTGGTCATCAGCTTGGTAGCTTTGGTCGTGCCGCCAAAAGGCTTGCCGTCGTAGTTACCTGTTAGCATACCATCCTTAATGTGTAGATCCGTGTACTTGGAACCCAATGTTTGTCGGACGTCTATACTGCCTGCATTATCTGCCAGTTGATTTGCGATGTTCTCCATGTCAAGCATAAACGCACGATAGGGTGCCGTTCCGATTTGCATCATGCCTTCCGCATATGGTTGGCGTTGGACATTCGGTACCAATTGCCCATCTTTCATCGTGTAATACGGGAAGCCTGGGTAATCGGTCGGCAGCTTTTCCTTGATGATCTCCATGGTTTCTGCCGGAATCTGATCATTCGGCATCCGCACCATTTGCCCATCTTTCCAGGTCAGGACGTAGAGAGAAACAGGTTCCGCCTGCAAATGGCGCAGCTTCTCCGCCATTGCTTTTTTCTCTTCTTCCGTCTCTGGCTTTTCAATTTTTTCTGGTAGTGGAAGCTCCTCGGCATTGCCGTACGTAATGATCTCCATCTTGCCATCGCCATTGACGTCTTGCAGCGTGATCGGGAAATAATCTACCCAATCGCCGTTGTACAAACGATCAGATTCGTATGTCACGGTAAAGTGGCTCAGTGCAGTCAGAGTATCTCTGTTGAACGTCACGTTCGCCAAAAGTGCGATCAGAACTAACGAGCCGACTGCACGCCAGTTGAGGCGCCCATACCATTTCACGAGAAGCGCAATCACGATGACTGCGATTGCACCACCGATCAACAGAGCAGCGGTCGTTTTCACATCGACGCGTGTCAGTGCGCGATCCAAGAGCAAGAAGCCGATGGTAAACACAAGCACTTGTCGACGTTCCGACGGATGTACCACAAAGTAGCAAAATGCTAGCAGTGGCAGGAAAATGAGTACAGCAATCCACGTTAAATCAAGGAACGCGGGTTTCACGAGCAAATGATAAATCAGAAACAGGGCAATGGCGTACAGCGCCCAGCTTATCGTATCGAGAATAGGATTCCGGCGCATGCCCTCACCACCTTTTATTTTGTGTCTGGTCGACGAATAATGCGCAGAGGAAGCCGCCAAACAGCCAGAAATAGAGGGCCACGAACGGCACCTCGAAAATGTTTTCCACGAGGTTATGCGTTGCTACCGCGATTAGTCCGCCCAGCAGTCCGAGAATCGCGAAAAAGTGCGGCGAGCCTTGGAGGTTGCGGATAAGTCCGGCGCCATACTTGAACATGGTGATCACGGAACCGATTAACAGGATGATCCCGATCAGACCGTATTCCGCCAAGCTTTTGAAGAAATAACTATCTGAATAAATCGTTCCGAAATGGCGCGTAGCAACTGCACCGCCGTGATGACCGAGACCGACGCCGAATAATGGCTCGATGCGCATCTTGTCATAGGCTTCGCCCCAACGGCCAATACGTCCGCCTTGGCTGCTAGATTCGAAGTATTCAGGTGTAAACAGCGTGAAAATGCGGTCTTTTACTTTTCCGACAAGCGGAACTGAATCAGGAACGAAGAACAGGGCTACAACCCCGATAATTCCTGCGATCACCAGATATCCTGCTACTCGTTTGTTCCAGATGTAGAAGCAAACGAACACGGCAAAGGCAAGAGCGAACCAGGCACCGCGGGACCCGGTTAAGAGCAAAGCAAGCACGGTGGTCAGTGCAACAATGGCCCAAATCAATTTTTGCTTGAGAGTAGTAGCTGTCATGAACAGACCAGCGGCAATCGGTGTAACCAACGCCATATAGCTGCCCAATACGTTCGGGCTCGTTACGAAGGAGAATGCACGCGTTGTAACTGCTTCCCCTTCCTGCACCCATGATTCAGGTGTTTTGACGCCCACGATGACTTGCAAGACACCATACAGTGCCGCTACGAAACCAACCAGCACAAGTACCTTCATGAACTTGTTCAGGTCTTCCATCGACTTCAGTAAATAGAAGCCCATGAAAAAGGCGAGGATGTACTGGTAGACAGAGCGGAATCCTTCCACAGTCGCTTCCCAGTTCGCCATGTCTGTCACCATGATGGCAACACCCAGGACGAAAAAGGCTCCCAGCCAATGTTTGATTCCAGGCATCGTTCTGTTTGATTGCAAAAAGGCTCCAAACGTAAACAGCATCAGAACGATGAGCAGTGCTTCATCCCACAAAGAAGATATGACTAGAATCGGTAGAATCTGTCGCAAGACGTAATCAATTACTGGATAGGCCAACAGCAAATACAACCATGTAGTTGATTGGCTTCCCCACTTCAACACGGTTTCTCTCATTTTTATTGTAGTCCTCCTACAGGTAGGGATTAACCTACCTATTATAATGAATCTGGCAACCCGGTAGCAAGCCGGGGGGAAAGAGGTTGGTAGGAACGGTAGAAATAAGATATGATAACTAGGTAGTTTGAGGGGTTAGAACCAAGCCTGGAACGTAGGGTTTCAAATAGGGATAGGAGAAAAGTGGACATGAGTTTGTTAAAAATTGCTTCCATGATTGTTGTGCTGACTCTCGTTGGAAGGCTTCTGGGCTTTTTTCGCAGTGTGTATGTATCCAACTTGTACGGTACTGGTATGGAGGCAGATGCGTTTAATATCGCGGCAACGATCCCGCTGACGCTGTTCTTGGTCATACCGGGAGCGGTCAATGCTGTACTGATTCCGACCATGCGCGGCATGATGGAAAAAGGGGAGCGGACGACTGACCTCTATCAGAAGATGCTCACGATCATTTTAGGTATATTCGTTGCTCTGTCTGTCTTAGGAGTTGTCTTTTCTTATCAGCTTGCTGCAATGTTTGGACTGACAGGTGAGAAGCTTGAACTCACGGCTAGCATGCTGCAATGGATGTGGCCATCAGCTATTTTCATCGGGTTAACAGGGCTGTGGTCGAGTATTTGTAATGCTCACCAACATTTCTTTACACCGACGCTCGGTACGGTAGCCAATGGTGCTTTGGTAATTGTCAGCATGTATGTGCTCGTTCCGATGTATGGACCCATTGGTTTGGCCATGGCTACGACAATCGGTTACTTGGCTGCACTGTTGCCGATTCTCCCGACTTTGCGCGGATTCGGTTATCAGCAGCGCTTCTCCTTCGCTTGGCGTGAGGACGCTGCTCTCAAAGGCATGGGCGAGCGAGTCATTCCGATTTTAATTGGTGCAGTTGTTGCTCAGGCGACTACCTTTTTGGAGCGAGGTTTCGCGGAAGGGCTTGGAACGGGTGTCGTTTCCGCTCTCGCCAATGCGAACCAGATCATGCAATTGCCTCTGGCTATTTTTGTCGGGGCGTTTACGTTGCCGTTATTCCCACTGTTGGCTAGTCATGTCAAGCGGGGGGAAATGACGGAGATGAAGCAAATCCTGCAAAAGGGACTTGCCTATCTCCTCATTTTGCTGCTGCCCGTGACTGTTGGACTTGCGTTATACGCAGAGCCGATCATCCGTCTAGCTTTTGAGCGCGGTGCGTTCGATGAGCATTCTGTCGCTTTAACAGCGTGGGCACTACCGTTTTACGGCGTGGGACTTTTCTTCTTAGCGTCGAGAGATCTGCTGACTCGCGCCTTTTATGCACTGGAAAACACGAAGACACCCGTTATAATCGGGGCGATTGGGATCGGTGTGTATGCCCTAGCCAACTGGTTGCTCATTCCGCTGCTTGGTCATGGCGGAATTGCTCTCGCCAATGCGGTTTCAGCCATCAGTCAAGCGCTTCTGCTGTTTATTTTGCTGTGGAGGGCAATAGGTAGCCCTGTACGAGCGAATTTCCTCATGACTACGGGGAAAACCATTCTGGGCTGCGCAGTCATGGCTGGTGCTATTTTGTTCATCGATCCATGGTTATCCGTTTTGCCTGTCTGGTTGTACTTATCGCTGGGAATTATGGGTGCAGCTCTTTTATATCTAGTTGTGCTCATTTTGGTTCGCGAGCCACTTGTGTCAGAGCTGCTGCAAAAAGTACGCAAGCGGTCTACTCCAGCGGGGGGGCGCTCGTAAGCGAGAATTCCCGGATGGCATAACGAGTCTTACCTGAGCTAGCTGGGGGAATGGTCTCCACATAAGAAACGTGGATACTCACTTGACCTAACGCCGCGCGAATTCCTGCCAAAAGCTTGGCTTCATCGGCAGGCAAAAAACGTTCGGGCTCCTTCACCAGTCGCAGGCTCAGTCGCTCCGGTTCATGCTGGACGATCTGGAAGGTGCGAAAGCTGTCCATATTGCGAACAATGTGATTAAAATAATGTCCGTGTACATACTGTCCGTTTCGTGATAGGAACATGTCGTCTTCTCTGCCGTCGATCGAAGCAAGAAGTGGAAAAGGGAGATTGCATGAGCAGGCTGAATCAGAAAGAGCGACGACATCTCCTATTTGGTAGCGCAGGCGAGGCATGACGGTATTGTGCAGGTCAGTGACAAGCAGTGCTCCTGGGTGCCCATTGTTGAGGGGAATATGCGTAATTGGATCGACTACCTCCAAATAACAGTTCCCGGAAAAGGCATGCATGCTCCCTGCTTTACATTGATAGGCGATCATTCCGCCGTCACGAGCGCCGTATTCATTCACAACAGGCGCATCAAAAGCTTGGGTAATCGCTTGCCGTTGTTGCTCGTGCAGGCTTTCTGCTGTAGAGACCACGGCTTTAAGCGGGATTCCAAGTCCCATGCCGCGTCGTAGCATCATCATGGCGAGGGTATGCAGCGCGGAGGCGTACCCGTATAAATAGGCTGGACGGAATTCCCGGATGAGGCGCAGGTTTGCTTCCAAATGTCTTTCGTCCAATTCATAGGCAGAAATCATCAGGCGGTTTTTCAACCAGCGTTCCTTCCAGCGGTAGCGGCGAGCTTGCTGGGCGTTTAATTCGAGTGGAGAGCCCCAAATCATCACACATGGGTCACCAAAGCGAATACCGTACCAGGATAGCCCAAACCACCGTGCAGCTTCATATCGCTCGACAGTTGGACGATCGAGGTAAAAATGGGTAGGTTCACCCGTGGATCCTCCCGTTCGATTGCCAATGAGCCTGCTTGTTTGTCGGCCCTGGCTCAAATATTGATCAGCGTTTTGCCGAAAGTGTGTTTTGGTCAGAACAGGAATCCGCTGCAAAAAACGTTCAGGCATCTCGCGCATGTTACTCCAATCTGGGGCGAAGGCAGTGTAAGCTGGAACATTTTGTATCGCATGATCGAGTAGTTTCACCAGCTTTTCTCGCTGCTGCACGGCAAGCGCTTCGGCAGGTAGACGCTGTGTTGCTTGCAATTCTTTCATGTAAGGACGGATGCGATTTCCTTTCAAAGCCTCCATTAGCGGCCACTGTACATGGCGGATCAAAAATCCGGTTGTGGGCATAATATCCCCTCCTACTCATAGATCACACAGGCAGATGATTAAAAAAAATCAATGGAATCTGTTTTTCACCAGTATTCCTGCGAAATTCCATCGATATACCTGTTTGCTGGAAGAGGGAAATGATAGTAGGATAGAGAGTGGGTTCATGTCGATTGGTGCTGCCCCACGGGTATCCAGTCAAAGAGACGAATAAAGGAGTTACCCATGTTGAAAAAAAGTCATTTTCTCGCGGGAGCGTTGATCTTAGCCATAGCGGGGATTTTGTCAAAAGTTATCGGGATGTTCTATCGAATTCCCCTTCAAGAGATAGTTGGCGACAGAGGTCTCGGACTCTATCAGGAAGTATATCCTCTCTACCTGACCTTTCTCATATTGGCGACAGCAGGTGTGCCAGTAGCGTTGTCGAGAGTGATTGCAGAGGCATTGGCTGAAGGAAAACAAGGCTCTATTGGACAAATTTTGGCCCGTAGCATGGTCATGATGGGCGCCATCGGACTTGTCTTGTTTGGGCTCCTGTACGCCAGCTCTCCACTCATCGCAAAGCTCATGGGAAATCCGCATTTGATTGAGCCGATCCGAGCGATTTCCATGTCGCTGCTGTTCGTTCCCTTGATTGCGGTTATTCGCGGCTTTTTCTACGGCCATCAAAAAATGTTGTTTGTCGGGCTCTCGCAAATCGTAGAGCAGACGTTGCGTGTCGTATTTATTTTGGTAGCTTCCCTGTATCTCGTGTCACTCGGTGAAGATACGGATACCGTGATTACCGGAGTCAACTTCGGTACGATGATCAGTACGTTTTTAAGTCTCGGGTTTCTAGCGTTACTCATGTGGCTCCACAATCGGAAAAATTCCGTATTTGGCGGGGCTGAGTGGCGGAGCCTTACTTGGTGGTATGATCGTGCCTTCTTCGCCTCGATGTGGCGAATTGCCTGGCCGATTTGTATCAGCGCCTTAGTTATCCCGATTTTTAGCTTGACGGATTCCTTTCTGGCGATTAACATCTTCCGCTACATATGGAATGTGGACGGCTTGACGGCGGATACGTGGTTTGGCATTTACAGCAGGGGAGGACCACTTCTGCAAATGGCAAGCTTGTTCGGATCATCGATTGCTCTCTCGATCGTTCCTGCCATTGCCGAAGCGATCAGACAAAAGGATCAGGAACGGATTACGACCTTGACCAAGCTCTCCCTGCGTTTTGCTTGGCTAATCGGTCTACCTGCTGGTCTGGGACTGACAGCTGTAGCTGAAGGGGCGAATCTGGCGTTGTATGGTGATATGGAAGGCACGCGTGCCATGGCGATTTTAGGCATCACGGCGATCCCGCTTTCTTTGTTGCTGGCTACAAATGGTATTTTGCAAGGGATCGGCAAAGAAAAAATCCCTGCACGACATCTGCTGTATGGGGTTATTGTGAAGGTACTGGCGACACTCGTGTTTACCTCGATGTTCGGTATGGACGGCTTGTCCCTGTCTTGGCTGGTTGCGACTGCATTTGTCTGCGTACTGAATATGCGAGTCATCAACCGTTACGTATCGATTCCGATTAACTGGCGCTTCGATACCATTTATCCGTTACTGGTGGCTAACCTCATGCTGATTCTGGCTTGGGGAGCGACAGAGGCAGTTGATTTCCTGTTCAGGGGAAGAGAACCAGTACGCATGTTGGGAGCGATAGAGACCGTCGCTGGAGTCGGTGTAGGACTCATTGTGTACTTGGGACTGCTCATCCTCATTCCGCTCATTGAGGACAAGGAGTTGGATTGGCTGCCTGGCGGAAACAAGCTGCGCACCTTTATCCAATTCATTCGGAGGAAACAAGCTTCTTCATTAAAGTCCAATACGAATAACGATTAAACCAATCATAAAACCCCTTTCTCCACAAACGGAGGAAGGGGTTTTATGTGGTCCTTTTTATTTCGCTTTTTGATAAACACAGACGACCATTTTTACGAAAAATTCACGGGTAGCGGGCAATTTTGCCAAGGTCTGCAACTGATTGCGCAACGGAATCTCTCGCTGGTAAACCGCAGGCTGCACCACGCCTTGTTGAATTTTTCGAAATCGCTTGATCGTCATGCGATTGATGTACGAGATCGTATCTCTGCCATCAGGAAGCTTGTCGAAGCGAAAAGCAATCCGGTCAGAACCGTCTGGCAAGTCGCGGACTAGCTGTTTATAGGCGTCAATCAAGGCTTGCTCCGAGAAGAGAGCATGCACCCAAGGAATGCCGATCGCATCTGACAAATGAGCACCGTATGGATGATAATACGGCGGAAAATTGATGTAGAGATGCCCGCCAGGCTTCAAGACCCGAAAGCATTCCTCCAGCGTTTTTTCCGGTTCGCCTACGTGCTCCATCGCGTCATTCATGATGATCGTATCGAACGTGTTGTCCGGGAAGTCCATTCTCGCGGCATCACCAGTCATGAAGGAGACGAGATGATCCAGTCCTTTTTTCTTCGCGAATTCATTTCCTTCGTCCGCGTAGTGGGGGACGATGTCGATGCCGATCATTTTTTTCGGTTCAAAGGTGGCGTAATAACAGGTTTTTCCACCGCCGCCACAGCCGATGTCCAAAACCGTTTTGTCACGGAACATTTGCTCCTGTGAATGGAAGGGGAGGAAAAACTGAATCGTTTGATCCCCTTTTTGAAATTGCCATTCTGTATAGCTCATTTCCCCGTTGTTTGCCAGATTAAATGGGTGAACGGGGAGAGGAAATAATCGATTTAAACGAAGTAACACTTGTGAAGAAAAGGACATGATGTCCTCCTTTCCAGGTCAGCCTTATTTGCGCAGCGCCTGCAAAACAAGTTCACTGCTTTTGGAAGCTTCGATCGCTAACAGATGGGAATGCTTCGTTACCACATCAATTTCGTGTTCGAGGTTGTCCAGTTTTTCAGCGAGCAAGGTCAAAAGTGTAGTTTCATCGAGTTCAGTAATATGACCAGCATTGGGCATTCCAGCGCGTTCAACGAATCGATCGATTTTCGGATCGTAGGAGATACCGATAAAAGGGATTCGCAGCATGCACGCAAGAATAAGTGAATGAAGCCGCATTCCAACGACGTAGTTGCATTGCTTCAGTACCGACATAATGTCATGAAAAGTCACGGGTGCATCGAGAAGACGTGCTCCTGGTTGGCTCATCTGGTCCATGATTTCCTGAGACGGTGCCAAATCACTAGGGACATGCATCGGCAGGAAGAGAACATTCCATCCGCGCATGATAAACCAATCTGCTGCCCTGGCTATCTTCTGTTTGAATTGTTGTTCCTGCTTCCAGTCCCGGACGGAGATGGCGACCAAAGGCTTGGAAGGATCATCAAACATACCATGGAGCAGCTCTTTTCCCCGTTGATCTGCAATATCGTCAGGGGATATCGTCAGAGCAGGGTCAGCTGTTATATAGATAGGGGCTTTTTTTACGCCGCAGGCTTTGAAGTCCTCCCCTGATTCGTAGTCGCGAACCGTGATGATGTTGACGTGATTCACCACGCGTTTAATCATCGTGCGACTGAGCGATTTAAGGATGGGTCCAAACCCTTGCGCGTAAAAGACCACGGGTTTACCTAAAAGCTTGGCAATGGTGACGATGCCCAAATAGTAGAGGACACTGCGCGGACTGGTTACATCCTGCATCAGTGTACCGCCGCCCATCACCAGCATGTCACTTCGCGAAAGCTCGCGGACGATGGTTCCAAAGCTCCAGCGGTTATAGGCTTCAATCCCGAACAGTTCTGCAGTCCGATCAGGCTGATTGGACAAGACGGCGAGAGAGATATTTGGTTGTTCCCGCTTAAGTGAGCTGATGATGCCGTACAGGACCACATCGTCTCCGGCATTATTAAAGCCGTAGTACCCGGAGATGAGAATTCGCGACATGGAGTGAACCTTCTTTCTATATCAAACGTACAGGAAAAATACATTCTCAAGTATAATCGAGTAAACAAGGGGAAGTAAAGCAACCACAGTAGAAAACTTCCCGCTCCAATTGTTTGGACAGATACAGTGGGTGCAGCACGGTTCGTAGGGTATAATGATGTTGTTCCGACTTACGAGAACATATAGAGGAAACCCATACCGAACATGCCGATGCCAAGAACGATGAGGGCAATCATGACGATAAAAAGTCCCTTGTTTTTGCGGCGACGGTAAAAAAATTCGTCAAACATGGTAAGCCTCCCTGCGGTTGTGATAGTCCATTCTACTATCATACCATGTTCTCTATCATCCTTGCCATCTACATATGAGTGAATAGATGTCCGCAAGAATAGGGGCGACTAACAGCAAAAGGGAAGGAGCATTTTTCATCATGGAAAACATGTGGCTCAAATACACATTACTAGTAGAACCAGAAATTGAGGATTTGTTTGTGGCAGAGGTTTTGACCAGCTCCTACACGCTTGGCTGGATCGAACCGCAAATCGAAGTACTGACAACGGAAAACGGATATGATTACGCAGAAAATACGGAAGGTCCACTTGCTGGTTATTTGTTTGAACCCCAGCACGATCGTGAAGAGGAGCATGTAGCTCGCCTGAAGACCTACATTCAGCGGTGGAATGGACAAGTCACGATAAAAGATGTAGAACTCGTCGCTGAGGAAAATGATTCGTGGAAAGAGGAGTTCCGTGAAGTCAAAATAGGCGACTGGTGGGTGGCACCAACGTGGACGGACCCCGCAGCGCTGGAGTCGGCTCGGCATATCCTATGGATCGATCCAGGTGCAGCCTTTGGAACCGGCTATCATGGGACGACGCAAGACATACTTTTGTTTTTACAAGAAATGGATTTAGAGGGTAAGCAAGTCATCGATGTAGGAGCTGGCTCAGGAATTCTCTCTTTGTACTGCGCCTTGAATGGAGCGAAGCATCCTGTATGGGCAGTGGACATTAATCCACAAAGCGAGTATCAGGTTCTCGTCAATGCGACCAATAACCACCTTCCTGACCACGCTGTACAAGTAATCATTGGGGATGCGAGCGAGGACGGAGTGAAGTCCCAATTGCCTGATCAAGCTGATGTCATTCTGGTCAACATCGGGGGCGATGAAAATGTCGCGATGCTTCCGATGATTACGGAGAGAATGGCACCGAAAGGAACTTTGATTCTCTCGGGAATTGTCGAATGGAATCGGGATGCTGTCATCGCCTTATTTGAACAAGCAGGCTTCCAAGTAGAAAAAGAAAGTCAACATGACGAATGGGTTACCGTTGTATTGAAAAACATCGCTTAGAACCGCCCTGTAACTTCCGTGTGAGACAATAAAGAAAATAAGGTACTCAATGGAGGGGAAAACAAATGGAGCAGGTTGTCATTGCTGCTGCTGGACGTACGCCAATCGGTACGTTTGGTGGCGTCTTGAAAGATGTAAGCGCTCGCAAGTTGGCAGAAACCGTCATTCGTGGTGTCATGGATCGATCTGGCCTGGAAGCTTCTCAGATCAATGAAGTCATTTTAGGCAATTGCATTCAGCGCACAGACGAACCAAACATAGCGCGAGTGGCAGCATTGGACGCAGGATTGGGAAAAGAAGTGACGGGCTTCACGATACAACGTCAATGTGCGTCCGGCATGCAAGCGATTGTGAGCGGCGCTTCCCAGATCCTTTTAGGCGACAGTGAAATTGTTTTGGCAGGCGGCGTAGAGAGCATGAGCAACGCCCCGTATGTCCTGAAAAATGCGCGTTGGGGCAAACGTTTGACACATGGAGAAATGACCGATGCAATGTGGGAGTTGTTAACAGATCCCCACCATCAAATCCTGAT
The window above is part of the Brevibacillus brevis NBRC 100599 genome. Proteins encoded here:
- a CDS encoding putative polysaccharide biosynthesis protein, with the protein product MLKKSHFLAGALILAIAGILSKVIGMFYRIPLQEIVGDRGLGLYQEVYPLYLTFLILATAGVPVALSRVIAEALAEGKQGSIGQILARSMVMMGAIGLVLFGLLYASSPLIAKLMGNPHLIEPIRAISMSLLFVPLIAVIRGFFYGHQKMLFVGLSQIVEQTLRVVFILVASLYLVSLGEDTDTVITGVNFGTMISTFLSLGFLALLMWLHNRKNSVFGGAEWRSLTWWYDRAFFASMWRIAWPICISALVIPIFSLTDSFLAINIFRYIWNVDGLTADTWFGIYSRGGPLLQMASLFGSSIALSIVPAIAEAIRQKDQERITTLTKLSLRFAWLIGLPAGLGLTAVAEGANLALYGDMEGTRAMAILGITAIPLSLLLATNGILQGIGKEKIPARHLLYGVIVKVLATLVFTSMFGMDGLSLSWLVATAFVCVLNMRVINRYVSIPINWRFDTIYPLLVANLMLILAWGATEAVDFLFRGREPVRMLGAIETVAGVGVGLIVYLGLLILIPLIEDKELDWLPGGNKLRTFIQFIRRKQASSLKSNTNND
- a CDS encoding O-antigen ligase family protein, yielding MRETVLKWGSQSTTWLYLLLAYPVIDYVLRQILPILVISSLWDEALLIVLMLFTFGAFLQSNRTMPGIKHWLGAFFVLGVAIMVTDMANWEATVEGFRSVYQYILAFFMGFYLLKSMEDLNKFMKVLVLVGFVAALYGVLQVIVGVKTPESWVQEGEAVTTRAFSFVTSPNVLGSYMALVTPIAAGLFMTATTLKQKLIWAIVALTTVLALLLTGSRGAWFALAFAVFVCFYIWNKRVAGYLVIAGIIGVVALFFVPDSVPLVGKVKDRIFTLFTPEYFESSSQGGRIGRWGEAYDKMRIEPLFGVGLGHHGGAVATRHFGTIYSDSYFFKSLAEYGLIGIILLIGSVITMFKYGAGLIRNLQGSPHFFAILGLLGGLIAVATHNLVENIFEVPFVALYFWLFGGFLCALFVDQTQNKRW
- the murJ gene encoding murein biosynthesis integral membrane protein MurJ; this encodes MSLLKIASMIVVLTLVGRLLGFFRSVYVSNLYGTGMEADAFNIAATIPLTLFLVIPGAVNAVLIPTMRGMMEKGERTTDLYQKMLTIILGIFVALSVLGVVFSYQLAAMFGLTGEKLELTASMLQWMWPSAIFIGLTGLWSSICNAHQHFFTPTLGTVANGALVIVSMYVLVPMYGPIGLAMATTIGYLAALLPILPTLRGFGYQQRFSFAWREDAALKGMGERVIPILIGAVVAQATTFLERGFAEGLGTGVVSALANANQIMQLPLAIFVGAFTLPLFPLLASHVKRGEMTEMKQILQKGLAYLLILLLPVTVGLALYAEPIIRLAFERGAFDEHSVALTAWALPFYGVGLFFLASRDLLTRAFYALENTKTPVIIGAIGIGVYALANWLLIPLLGHGGIALANAVSAISQALLLFILLWRAIGSPVRANFLMTTGKTILGCAVMAGAILFIDPWLSVLPVWLYLSLGIMGAALLYLVVLILVREPLVSELLQKVRKRSTPAGGRS
- a CDS encoding glycosyltransferase family 4 protein, which translates into the protein MNTHNVLIICYIFPPIGGGGVPRPLKMAKYLGEFGWNVHVLTVDPAYHATLDPSLLAQLPSDVTIHRAKEWQLLPNRGGQAPSASANTTSTPSQPSFKAKVKKQIVNVLKKVKPYLLIPDDQILWMPNALKLGREIMRREKIDVIFSTSGPVTNHLIAKKLSREFGCKWVADFRDPWTQNMHTSGIEWRERMEERMEEAVMSQADAITTVTATFAYNFREKHQNRIKRMELIYNGFDQADFQGLAPSHAAPDKFHAVYAGILYQKRNPRLLLQAIRELIDEKAVDRNDLLLSFAGVFDYPGYSENRDCVEALGLSDIVRVLGNLPHKEALGLMKGANALLLIGDVSADAGAYIPGKLYEYMGIGNPILALNKRGEATEIIEDFRLGQVADPEQKDEIKQAYLKLYQEWKTQEQTGSEERGADFAERVKPYERREQAKQLAQLMDELVKK
- a CDS encoding phenylacetate--CoA ligase family protein; this encodes MPTTGFLIRHVQWPLMEALKGNRIRPYMKELQATQRLPAEALAVQQREKLVKLLDHAIQNVPAYTAFAPDWSNMREMPERFLQRIPVLTKTHFRQNADQYLSQGRQTSRLIGNRTGGSTGEPTHFYLDRPTVERYEAARWFGLSWYGIRFGDPCVMIWGSPLELNAQQARRYRWKERWLKNRLMISAYELDERHLEANLRLIREFRPAYLYGYASALHTLAMMMLRRGMGLGIPLKAVVSTAESLHEQQRQAITQAFDAPVVNEYGARDGGMIAYQCKAGSMHAFSGNCYLEVVDPITHIPLNNGHPGALLVTDLHNTVMPRLRYQIGDVVALSDSACSCNLPFPLLASIDGREDDMFLSRNGQYVHGHYFNHIVRNMDSFRTFQIVQHEPERLSLRLVKEPERFLPADEAKLLAGIRAALGQVSIHVSYVETIPPASSGKTRYAIREFSLTSAPPLE